From a region of the Calliphora vicina chromosome 4, idCalVici1.1, whole genome shotgun sequence genome:
- the LOC135959125 gene encoding probable phosphorylase b kinase regulatory subunit alpha isoform X6: MRSRSNSGVRLDYYQRIVHRLIMSHQEPVTGLFPASNINSHAWIRDNVYCILAVWGLSMAYKKIADQDEDRAKCYELEQSCVKLMRGLLMAMMNQKDKVEKFKITQNPLDSLHAKYSSKNGQPVVGDAEWGHLQVDAVSLYLLILAQMTASGLQIVFSLDEVSFIQNLVFYIESAYCIPDYGIWERGDKTNHGEPELNASSIGMAKAALEAMNELDLFGARGGPASVIHVLADEAHKCQAVLQSMLPRESNSKELDSGLLCVIGFPAFAVDDPQLIRNTKDAILQRLQGKYGCKRFLRDGYRTPKEDPTRLYYERWELRMFENIECEWPLFYCYLILFHAFQSDKLAVKEYADRLEKIMVRGDDGILLIPESYAVTHDTVPQEYQMPGSQPREVVGRCPFLWGQSLFILGRLLQEGFLAVGELDPLNRRLGAQKKPDVVVQVVIIAEDNEIRDKLAEYDLHVQTIAEVAPIEVQPARVLSHLYTYLGRNRKLGLTGRKSRDVGILSTSKLYSLKDRIFAFTPQHIDYEEYYTTRDPDLLASNFTTNLAFLTNNWRHMLGRPTITLMATHYMLDQDRIPLAMIQTMRKLKSGYINGTRVMLGNLKDFLNTSAITDLSFLGSTEDGYPDRLHPDVQTYLDEHLLRSFSHRNTMNLRGAQLRPRHLRRRMSCKGAIKKTRSINVDSDNLGMEGPTPLTERRLSSIIPPPWLQPNQQNQITSFSTTPEGSVSNTNQNRSEVLIRENIYPIDINHSRSAIEKRSEFARQQEINNVPKILVQRHRPETNFADTEVEELIAMLRETENLEEQGDILQYLVDTQGLDFNTGMLEEGRVVTVRDLLKGLYEKACQQKLWGLVRHTAGMLGKRVEDLAKAVTDLLVRQKQVTVGMPPNNEFTITAPLPEADLRQLIHDAYGDDESTAMLTQELMVYLAMFIRTEPQLFHEMLRLRVGLIIQVMAKELSRTLNCDGEAASEHLLNLSPFEMKNLLYHILSGKEFAVSSVARGNLSIVSCKSSRVSKKSQIGLGDPEGEDALIASIDDRQGQWLRRRRLDGALNRVPRDFYSRVWSVLEKCQGLAIEGRILQQSLTQEMTPGELKFALEVETALNQIPQPEYRQLVVEALMVLTLVTEHNMVPNLGGIIYVEHLVHKANQLFLEDQRKVQGDATLCCAKSKDGKEQHQAASGMLLCGGAAYICQHLYDSAPSGSYGTMTYMARAVALVLDCLPKHGEMECAIS, encoded by the exons aTGCGATCCCGCAGCAATTCAGGCGTACGCCTGGACTACTATCAACGTATTGTTCATCGTTTGATTATGAGCCATCAGGAGCCTGTAACTGGATTATTTCCAGCATCCAATATTAATTCTCATGCCTGGATCAGAGACAATGTATATTGCATATTAGCAGTGTGGGGTCTATCGATGGCCTACAAAAAGATAGCTGACCAAGACGAAGATCGTGCCAAATGTTATGAGCTAGAACAAAGTTGTGTTAAATTAATGCGTGGCTTATTAATGGCCATGATGAATCAGAAGGATAAGGTGGAGAAgtttaaaattacacaaaatccTCTGGATTCTCTTCATGCTAAGTATTCTAGCAAAAATGGTCAACCCGTTGTGGGTGATGCTGAATGGGGCCACTTACAAGTCGATGCTGTGTCATTGTATCTTTTGATTTTGGCCCAGATGACAGCATCTGGTCTACAGATTGTATTCTCTTTGGATGAAGTatcatttatacaaaatttagtgTTCTACATAGAGTCAGCCTATTGTATTCCCGATTATGGCATATGGGAGCGTGGAGACAAAACAAATCACGGTGAACCTGAACTTAATGCCAGCTCAATTGGTATGGCTAAAGCTGCTCTAGAGGCCATGAACGAATTGGATCTATTTGGGGCTCGTGGTGGTCCCGCTAGTGTCATTCATGTTTTGGCCGATGAAGCTCACAAGTGCCAAGCTGTTTTACAATCGATGTTGCCACGAGAATCCAACAGTAAGGAATTGGACTCTGGCCTTTTATGTGTTATCGGGTTTCCGGCTTTTGCGGTCGATGACCCTCAATTGATACGTAACACTAAAGATGCCATCTTACAGCGTTTGCAGGGTAAATACGGTTGTAAACGTTTCTTACGTGATGGCTATCGGACGCCTAAGGAGGATCCCACACGTTTGTACTACGAACGGTGGGAGTTGCGTATGTTTGAGAATATTGAGTGCGAATGGCCATTATTTTACTGTTACTTGATATTGTTTCATGCATTTCAATCTGACAAGTTGGCTGTCAAAGAATACGCTGATCGTTTAGAG AAAATAATGGTCCGTGGAGATGATGGCATACTTTTAATACCCGAAAGTTATGCCGTAACACATGATACCGTGCCACAAGAATATCAAATGCCAGGATCACAACCAAGAGAAGTTGTTGGGCGCTGTCCATTCTTGTGGGGTCAGTCATTGTTTATCTTGGGGAGATTATTACAAGAG GGCTTCCTAGCTGTGGGCGAATTAGATCCACTGAATCGTCGTTTGGGTGCCCAGAAAAAACCTGATGTTGTCGTACAGGTTGTCATTATTGCCGAAGATAATGAAATACGTGACAAATTAGCTGAATATGATTTACATGTCCAAACTATTGCTGAGGTAGCTCCAATTGAAGTTCAACCAGCACGTGTTTTGAGCCATTTGTACACATATTTGGGTAGAAATCGTAAATTGGGTTTGACTGGTCGTAAGTCTCGCGATGTGGGTATATTAAGTACGAGTAAATTGTATTCATTAAAAGATAGAATATTTGCTTTTACGCCTCAG CATATCGATTATGAAGAATATTACACCACACGTGATCCTGACTTGCTTGCAAGTAATTTCACCACCAATTTAGCTTTCCTAACAAATAATTGGCGTCATATGTTAGGAAGACCCACTATAACTCTAATGGCAACACATTATATGCTAG ATCAAGACAGAATACCTTTGGCAATGATACAAACAATGCGTAAATTAAAATCGGGTTATATTAATGGCACTCGTGTTATGTTGGGTAATCTCAAGGACTTCCTAAACACATCGGCCATTACAGATTTGAGTTTCTTGGGCAGTACCGAAGATGGCTACCCAGATCGTTTACATCCTGATGTACAGACATATCTGGATGAACATTTGTTGCGTTCGTTTAGTCATCGTAATACCATGAACTTAAGAGGTGCTCAATTGCGGCCACGACATTTGAGACGCCGCATGTCCTGCAAGGGTGCTATTAAAAAAACCAGATCTATTAATGTGGATT CTGATAATTTGGGTATGGAGGGACCTACACCGTTGACCGAAAGGCGTTTATCATCGATAATACCACCTCCCTGGTTACAGCCTAACCAACAGAATCAAATAACTTCGTTTTCCACTACACCCGAAGGAAGTGTTAGTAATACGAATCAGAACAGATCGGAAGTGTTGATACGTGAAAATATCTATCCAATTGATATTAATCACAGCCGTTCGGCCATCGAAAAACGCAGTGAGTTTGCTAGACAACAAGAAA TCAACAATGTTCCTAAAATTCTTGTGCAACGTCACCGTCCGGAAACAAATTTTGCCGACACAGAAGTGGAAGAGTTAATAGCCATGCTGAGAGAAACGGAAAATCTTGAAGAACAAGGCGATATATTACAATATTTGGTTGATACACAAGGATTAGATTTCAATACAG GCATGCTGGAAGAGGGACGTGTTGTTACTGTTCGCGATTTACTAAAGGGTTTGTATGAAAAGGCCTGTCAACAGAAACTATGGGGTCTCGTGCGTCATACCGCCGGTATGTTGGGTAAGCGTGTGGAGGACTTGGCTAAAGCCGTAACCGATTTATTGGTACGTCAGAAACAAGTGACTGTGGGCATGCCGCCGAATAATGAATTTACCATAACGGCACCTTTGCCGGAAGCCGATTTGAGGCAGTTGATACATGAT GCTTATGGAGATGATGAAAGTACAGCCATGTTAACACAAGAGCTAATGGTTTATTTGGCCATGTTTATACGCACCGAACCACAATTGTTCCATGAAATGTTGCGTCTTAGAGTTGGTCTCATTATACAAGTTATGGCCAAAGAATTGTCGCGTACTTTGAATTGTGATGGTGAAGCGGCCTCGGAACATTTATTGAATTTGTCACCATTCGAAATGAAAAATCTCTTATATCATATCTTAAGTGGCAAGGAATTTGCCGTAAGCAGTG TGGCTCGAGGCAATCTATCGATTGTTAGTTGTAAATCGAGTCGTGTTAGCAAGAAAAGTCAAATTGGTTTGGGTGATCCAGAGGGTGAAGATGCCCTAATAGCCAGTATTGATGACAGACAGGGACAATGGTTACGTAGACGTCGTCTAGATGGTGCCCTCAATCGTGTACCGCGCGATTTCTATTCACGTGTCTGGTCGGTTTTGGAGAAATGTCAAGGTTTGGCCATAGAGGGTCGTATTTTACAACAGAGTTTAACCCAAGAAATGACTCCGGGTGAGTTGAAGTTTGCTTTGGAAGTGGAGACAGCCTTAAATCAAATACCCCAACCGGAATATCGTCAATTGGTGGTGGAGGCTTTAATGGTTTTAACCCTGGTAACCGAACAcaatatggtacccaatttgggTGGTATTATATATGTCGAACATTTGGTGCACAAAGCCAATCAATTGTTTTTGGAAGACCAACGCAAGGTCCAGGGCGACGCTACACTCTGTTGTGCCAAATCTAAAGATGGTAAGGAACAGCATCAGGCTGCTTCGGGTATGCTGTTGTGTGGTGGTGCTGCCTATATTTGTCAACATTTATATGACAG TGCTCCCAGTGGCAGTTATGGCACCATGACCTATATGGCTCGTGCCGTGGCTTTGGTCTTGGATTGTCTTCCTAAGCATGGTGAAATGGAATGCGCTATATCTTAA